TCGGTGCTGTATGCCGCGCCCAAGCCCAACGTAGTCATCATTCTAGCCGACGACCTAGGCTGGCAAGATCTGAAGTGCTATGATGTGGATGAGCCTTCGCCATATGACTCGCCGTATCTGGATGCCTTTGCCGAGAAGGGTGTGATGTTTTGGCAGGCGTATTCGCCCGCGCCCACTTGTGCGCCTACGCGCTGCGCGATCATGAGCGGGAATCATCCGGCTCGCGCGCAGAAGACCCACGTGGTCGGTGGCAAGCCGCCGTCTGCACGGAGTAGTCGATCGCGGATGATGGACCCATGGTATAGCGGTCGTATGCCGGAGGATACCTTTACACTCGCTCGGGCGCTCAAGGCGAACGGTTATACCACTGGACATGCGGGCAAGTGGCACATCGCGATCGATCACAGTGCCTTCCCGCAGCCCAAGGATGTTGGTTTCGACTACACTCGCTCTAGTCGAGGTGCGCACAGCGCGCGTGGCCTAGATAATCGACTGAAAGGGTTTGCTACCACGGCAGAGAATGACCCCTATCGCTTGGACGCGAATGGTTTTCCTTACCACCAGAATAATGAAGATGCGCTCACGTTTATCCGTGAGAATAAGGAGGATCCTTTCTTTCTCTACTACTGCACATGGCTGGTGCACTCACCGATCGTAACGCGTAACGAGGCTTTGCTGAAGAAGTATGCGGAGCGTATGGGAGTAGAGCCGACGCTCAAGAATGACAAGAGCATGCAGGGGCAGAAAAATCCCTTCTACGGGGCGATGGTGGAGTCGCTTGATTATTATGTAGGGCAGATCTTGAAGTATTTAGAAACGACGGAAGACCCACGCTGGCCGGGGCACATGCTGAGTGAAAACACTTATGTTATCTTTGCCTCTGATAACGGCGGTGTGAAAGGATACACCGACAATACCCCTTTGGATAAAGGTAAATCGTCCGCGAAAGAGGGGGGCACTCGCGTGCCAATGCTGATCGCGGGGCCTGGTATTTCCGCTGGCGTGCAATCGGATGTATTAGTGAACGGCCTCGACTTTTATCCGACCATTCTGGGGTTGACGGGGGCGACTCTGCCGAAGGACAAAAACCTCGATGGCTGTGATCTCGCGCCGCTCCTTTTGGGCGACTCGCAAGACCCGACACTAGTGAAGTTTCCAGATGGTTCGGTGCGCGATAGCATGATGTGGCACTTCCCGCATGGTAGTGATCTCGAAAGCACATTGATCGCCGGAGACTATAAGCTGATTCATCACTATGATCACGTGAATAATGACGGAACACCCGAACTCGCGCTATACCAGCTTTACAAAACTGAGAATGGCAAAAAAGTGCGAGTGGATATTGAAGAAGCGAATAATATCGCCAATCAGATGCCTGAAAAATCAGCAGCGATGGATCAGCAACTTGCGCAGATGCTGACGGAGATGCAGGCGAGCTATCCATACTACAACCCGACAAATAAAGGCCTCCCTGGGCAAGATGAGGTC
The window above is part of the Lentimonas sp. CC4 genome. Proteins encoded here:
- a CDS encoding sulfatase, translated to MNLLKQCLCALVLSASVLYAAPKPNVVIILADDLGWQDLKCYDVDEPSPYDSPYLDAFAEKGVMFWQAYSPAPTCAPTRCAIMSGNHPARAQKTHVVGGKPPSARSSRSRMMDPWYSGRMPEDTFTLARALKANGYTTGHAGKWHIAIDHSAFPQPKDVGFDYTRSSRGAHSARGLDNRLKGFATTAENDPYRLDANGFPYHQNNEDALTFIRENKEDPFFLYYCTWLVHSPIVTRNEALLKKYAERMGVEPTLKNDKSMQGQKNPFYGAMVESLDYYVGQILKYLETTEDPRWPGHMLSENTYVIFASDNGGVKGYTDNTPLDKGKSSAKEGGTRVPMLIAGPGISAGVQSDVLVNGLDFYPTILGLTGATLPKDKNLDGCDLAPLLLGDSQDPTLVKFPDGSVRDSMMWHFPHGSDLESTLIAGDYKLIHHYDHVNNDGTPELALYQLYKTENGKKVRVDIEEANNIANQMPEKSAAMDQQLAQMLTEMQASYPYYNPTNKGLPGQDEVCTVLSHKTKGNTVGFVFKENGAKVVRADLLYTLNGGDKHEEWFRTPVALNSNSTAVVELPAGTTHYYLNLVDENDFLVSYPEITNPKGGFNSQALSVK